GAGCTGAAAGATCCGCTGAATAATCCCTATGAAGTAATCGGAATGATGCAGTAACGGTTACCATATTCTTTAAATTACTCTTTTTTAGATTAAACTCTGGAGGCATGCCCTGATAGTAAAAGTAAGGCAAATTTAGATATTTTTTATTTCAATCTTAAATTATTTCCATATCTTTATGGCAATTGTGTTAATAAACAATCCATTTAGTAATACTTTTATTGTACAAAATATCAATATTTCAAAGAATCATTGATCTCACTTTTACTACTTTGATAGAGAAGAGTGTATTATGGTCTGAATTCTTAAATGCTGATTAAAAAAGGGGTTATTGCTAAAAGGTGTTATCATGAAAAATCTTCATAAAGATCTGTTAATTTTGTCCATGCTGTTTGTCATAATCGCAGTAGCGATATCGGGCTGTACCGGGCAGGGGCAGCAGGCAGGAAAAGAAAACGCTGGTGTTTCGTCAACCCAGGCGGATTTGATCTATCTGGCCGCCAGCGACTGCGGGTATCCCCAGCCCTTTACCTGCTATACCCGGGGGCCGTCCTCCGCAAAGGTCAGGATGATCTTCGACAGCCTTGTAGAGAGGGACGAAAAGGGAATTATCCCATGGCTTGCCGAAAGCTGGGATATAAGCGATGACGGTCTGGAGTATACTTTCTACCTTCGCGATGATGTATATTGGCAGGATGGCGAGCCTTTTACGGCCGACGACGTCAAATTCACATTCGACTATGAACTGAAAAATGTTCCCGTAACAGGCAGTATCGAATCAGGAATTGTTAAGAGTGTGGAAGTAGTCGATTCCGGCACCGTCAAATTCATTCTTGAGAATCCTGCCTCAACCTTCCTGTATAAACTAACGGGATTCTACATAATCCCCGAACATATCTATGCGAATGTTTCGGATCCGACAAGTTATCTCGAACCCGATGGGGTGACAGGAACAGGACCGTATCTTCTTGACGAATACAACAAAGAGCATGGTACATACAGGTTTGTCACGAATGAGAACTTCTGGGGTCCCGATACTGCTATCAAAACCGTTGAATTCGTTCCTGTAAGTGACGAACTGATCGCTTTTGAGCAGGGGGATATAGATTTCACAGGTATCACCCCCGATGTCCTGGGGAGATTTGAATCAGATCCCGATGTAAGAATTGTTCAGCAGCCGGCATTCTGGGCGTACCAGTTCTATTTCAATATGAATAAATGCCCTGAATTAGGCGATAAAAAGGTAAGGCAGGCCTTTGCATATGCAATCGATCGCGATGAACTGATCGAAAAAATCGCACGTGGTGCAGGCAAACCCGGAAATATGGGCATTCTGCCTGAAGATCACATATGGTATAACTCCGATCAGCCTGCATATTCCTATGATCCTGAAAAGGCGAAGGAGCTGCTTGATGAAGCAGGCTGGACCGATACCGACGGTGACGGATTCAGGGATAAGAACGGGGAGAAGATGTCGTATTCCTTAACCACAGGTGAAGACACCCAGGTTCGTATCGCGGAAATCATCAAGGAAAGGCTTGGCGAGGTAGGAATAGACGTTCAGGTCCAGGCACTTGAGAGCAGGTCCCGTGATGCAAACCTCGTAAGCGGGGATTTCGAACTCTTAATCAACGGCTACGGAGGCTGGGGACAGGACCCCGACTTCCTGAGGTCCAGGTACTGCGTTTATGAAAACGGTTCCGGAGGAAATGCGGTATCGTCCGGTGCTGCATCATGGGGCTACAATAACGCGGATCTAAATGAACTAGGTCTCCTCCAGCTCCAGGAACTCGATGAAGACGCGAGGAAAGACCTGATCTACCAGATGCAGGAGATCCTGGCAGATGACGTTCCGGCGATACCCCTGTATTACACCACCAGCTATGATGCTTGGAGAATTTCCGACTACGACGGGTGGATGAACATGTACGACCATCACGCCAGAACACACAGCAAGCTTTCATATCTTATGAGGGATGGAGTTGCAGCACAACGATAACCTGAAAAACCTGGTCGACTGCTGGAAAGCGGAGACCTCAAACATCCCTCACCATTCGGATGAAAAACGGATGATCGAGTTCTGGCAGAAGTGCTCGGCAAGGTTTGCGAAAAATGTCGATGAAGAAAAAGGTAAGCAGAGGATTGCCGGAATCCTGGAATTTCTTGAAGATTCCGGTTTTAACCCCGCCGGGTCAAAAGTTCTCGATATCGGCTGCGGCCCGGGCACCCTGTCCCTTCCACTCGCCCGCCTGGGCGCCGAAGTGACGGCTCTCGATATATCGTGCGGGATGATTGATAGGCTGAGAGAAACTGCAGAAAGCGAAAATTTGTCTGTAAAACCGATGGAATGCTCATGGTGGAGTGCGGATATAGATTCACTCGGGTTAAGGGGAAAATACGATCTCGTCCTTGCCTCGATGACTCCCGGAGTAAACGATATAAAAAGTTTTGAGAAAATGATGGCATGCTCCCGGGGCTTCTGCTACTACAGTAATTTCGTACACAGAAACGAGGACCAGTCCCATAATGTGCTCCGCAGTATGATATTTGACGAGCAGGAAGCCGACGGGAAAACTTTGAATGCCCATGGAAGCGGGATGTTTTTCCCGTTCATGTACCTGTATATTTCAGGATTCCGTCCGCTGATAAAGGTCAGCCATCTCGAAGGAAAGGAGGAATCCCCCTGGGAAGAGGCTGCCGAACGGGCGAGTGCCTTTCTGGCACACGGCAAGGACCTCGACGACGATAAAATTCAGATGATTCGTGATTACTTCAGGGCCAAATCGCCGGACGGCATCTACAGAACGGAATCGGACGTATATACCGGGATGATGATCTGGACTGTAAACGGCAGATGATGTGATGGATAAAGACAGGAATTCTTTTATTTTCAGGTTTTTACTGACATTATTCGTAATTCTTGCCATAAATTTCTTTTTGCCCCGCATGATGCCCGGGGATCCCTTCGCCCTTAATTCCGCCGATGAGGCCGGCGAAGAGATAATAGTAATGACCGAGGAGCAGCGGCAGTATTACCTGAACTATTACGGACTCGACAAACCTGTCCCAGAGCAGTTCGTAGCCTACCTGAAGAACCTTGCGACCGGTGATCTGGGGAGAAGCATATATTATAAAATGCCGGTTATCGACGTGATAAAGCTGCATTTGCCCTGGACTATACTTATAGTCATATGTGCCACTGCCCTGAGTACCATTTTAGGTGTTATTCTCGGGACGATCTCCGCCAAAAACAGGAAGAAAGGATCCGACAGGCTGATGATGACCGGACTTATCGCGTTTGCCGAGATCCCTTCATTTCTGCTCGGCCTTATCCTCCTGCTTGCCTTCGGGGTATACTTCAGGGTATTTCCCCTTGCCGGGGCCGTCACGCCTTTTGCAGATTACGGAAGTGTTCTGGATCAGGCGGGTGATATAATGTATCATGCCTTCCTCCCGATCGTCACTCTTTCGCTTGCGCAGCTGACCGGTGTGTATCTCCTCACGAGAAACACCCTGATAACGGTTATGACAAAGGATTACATACGTACGGCAAAGGCAAAAGGGGTCGGCGAGAAGAAGGTATGGAACAGCCATGCTTTAAGAAATGCACTCCTTCCGGTCGTGACGAGAACGGGCTTTATGATAGGCATTATGATGGGGGGAGCTATCCTCGTCGAGAGCGTTTTCAGCTATCCCGGCATAGGAATGACCCTCAGAAGTGCGGTTGTCGGCCGTGATTACCCTTTGATCCAGGGAATTCTCCTTGTGCTTGCCATTTCCATCCTTGTCTGCAATCTGGCTGTCGATCAGATCTACAAAAAGCTTGATCCGAGGGTTGAGGTATGAGTGGAGAGGAATTCGTGCAGACCGGCCACGGTGTTGTATTAGTGACCCTTACGAATCTCCTGTATAAGATAACCGGAAAAATCTCAGCAACTTTCTCCAGATTCAGTATCGAGGGAAAGATAGGGATCATCGGTCTCCTGATAGTGGTGTCCATGGCAATATTCGCACCACTGATTACCATTTATCAACCTGACAAAATTACAGGTGATTCACTGGAATCTCCAAACGCCGATCATATTCTCGGGACCGACGAACTTGGTATGGATATCTGGTCACAGATCTGCTACGGTGCGAGGATGAGCCTCACCATCGGTCTTGCGGTGGCTCTTCTGGCAGGGATCGGAGGAGGTGCACTCGGTATACTCGCGGGATATAAAGGCGGAACTGCCGATCAGGCATTAATGAGGGTGATAGATGTTACGATGGCCCTGCCTTCTTTCCCTTTGCTTGTTGTCATCTCTGCATTTCTGGGTCCGAGCATCCTGAATGTCGTTCTTATACTCGTTCTTTTCAGCTGGGCTAAACCAGCCAGGATCGCACGCTCACAGACACTCTCGATTAAAAACAATAATTACATAACAGCAGCCCGTAATTACGGTGCAGGATCATTTTACCTGCTCCGGAAGCATATCCTTCCCGAGGTAATGCCGATACTTCTTGTCCTGATCATCGGTATAACATCATACGCGATCATCGCCGAAACAGGACTTGCCTTCCTTGGGCTTGGCGATCCTACCTCAAAAAGCTGGGGCATGATGCTTAATTATGCCACAGGCTTTCGTTCGATCTATTTTACTCCCTACTGGCAGTGGTGGCTCCTGCCCCCGCTGTTTATGCTGATCTTTTTGCTTCTCTCCCTTGCTTTTATCAGCAGGGACCTTGAGAGGGTGCTTGATCCCAAATTACGATACAAGAGAGGTTCCTGAATATGAGTATTCTAAGGATTGATAACCTGAAGTGCGAATACCTGTCCGATTCCCATGCGGTAAAAGCTGTTGACGGGGTGTCCTTTGAGATAGGCGGAGGAGAGGTCCTTGGCATAGTCGGTGAATCGGGGAGTGGCAAGACAACAATTGCATTAGGTATAATGGGGCTCCTTCCGGAAAATGCGGATGTTTCAGGGGATATCTTTTTCAGGGGGACTGAAATATCCTCCCTGCCCGACCCTGAGATGGATTGCTACAGGTGGAAGGACATCGCGATTGTTTTCCAGAACGGCCTTGAGGTTTTAAATCCGGTAATTAAGGCAGGCGACCAGGTCATGGAGCCGATGATTACCCATCTTGGATTCAGCCGGGATGAAGCGGAGAAAAGATGCGGGGAACTGTTCTCGATGGTTGGCCTCGATCCCGAATGGATGAAGACATACCCGCATCAGCTTTCCGGCGGTATGCGCCAGAGGGTTCTTCTTGCAATGGCTTTATCCTGCAATCCCCCTTTGCTGATACTTGATGAAGTTACATCTGCACTTGATGCATTTACAAGAAAGGAGATCAGGGAGCTACTCGTCAGCCTTAAAGAGAAATTCGGCTATTCAATGCTTATAATCTCACATGACATCACCTTCGTCTCTTCGCTGGCCACAAGAATCGTGGTATTATATGCCGGGAAAGTGGTGGAGGCAGGTCCTGTAAGGGACGTTATCACCGGGCCACGTCATCCGTATACCCGCGGACTGGTCCATTCTACGCCTGACATCTTCATATACAAAGATCTCTGGGGTATTCGGGGCGATGCACCTTCAGGTGAGGAGTTCTGCGGATGCCCGTTTAGTAAACGATGCACCCAAAAGACCGAAATCTGCTCGAAGGCCGCTCCTGAACTGCAGCCCCTGGGAGACGGGCGCGAGATTGCATGCCACAGGGGAGGGATAATGACTCTTCTCGAGGCAAAAGATCTGAAGTTCAGGTATTCCCTTCCAGGTAAGAAATATATCCTGGCTGTCGATGATGTAAGTCTCGATGTTATGGAAGGAGAAGTTCTTGCTGTCGTGGGCCAGACCGGTTCGGGCAAATCAACTCTTGCACACATTCTGGCAAACGTACTCCTGCCTGAATGCGGAAAGGTGGAGTTTATGGGTTCTGATGTTAGTGAAGGCTGCCTTGGCAGCAGCTTCGACGGGGTTCAGATAGTCTTCCAGGACCCGTTCAGTTCTACGAGCAACCGGTTTTCAGTACTTGATGCAATAAAGGAGCCTCTCGATATCAACGGCATTGGCAGCCCTGAAGAAAGGGTTCGAATGGCCCGTGAGGTTCTTGAGCTTGTCCACCTTCCTTCAACTGATCAATTTATCGGCAAATACTGCAGCGAGCTTTCCGGCGGACAGAGGCAGAGAGTCGCCCTGGCAAGGGCTATGGTAATGAGACCCAAACTGCTGATTGCAGATGAGATAACTTCGGCACTGGATGTATCAACTTCAGCAAATGTTTTGAGGCTCCTGAAAGGCCTGCAGAACAGGAGGGGATTTGCCATGATATATATCTCTCATGACCTGACACTGACACTGAAGATCGCAGACCGGGTGGCGGTAATGAATTCCGGTAAAATTGTGGAGATAGGCAATGCCCATGATGTCATGCTTTCTCCTTCTGACGATTACACACGAAGACTTATTGGATCGAGAATAGGGCTTTGCTGCCACGGGCATGAAGGGAATATTTCCGGGGAATCTCATGCCATGTACCACTCTGGTGATTCTCCGGCGGGCATGATAACCGGTGAAGAAAAGGAACTTTCGGATGCGAAATCCGAATTCTAGAGGATCTGGAGTTTCCACCAGGTTTCCGCTATTGATCCGTTTGTTTTGCAGGATTTGTACTTTAGATAAATATATGGAGTTTTGATATGGGTGTTATTGAAATAAGGGGTCTGACTAAAAAATTCGATGAACTTGTTGCAGTTGATGATGTATCTCTTTCCGTTGAAAGAGGGGAATTATTCGGACTTCTGGGCCCGAACGGTGCAGGAAAGACGACTATAATAAATATGCTCACCACACTTCTCAAACCGACGTCAGGAACTGCGGAGATTGCAGGTTATGATATTGGAAAAGATCCCGCAAGTGTGCGCAGAAATATCGGCATAGTCTTCCAGGACACTTCACTGGACTTGGGCCTTACGGGTATGGAAAATCTTGAATTTCATGCAATGATGTATGATATTAAGTCCGAAGAACGTAGAAAAAGAATTGATGAACTGCTGGCTGTTGTAGGTTTAACCGATAAGGCCGGCACACTTGTCGAATATTATTCCGGCGGGATGAAACGGAGGCTCGAGATTGCCCGCGGTCTGATACATCGTCCTGAAGTATTATTTCTTGACGAACCTACACTCGGGCTCGATGCACAGACGCGTAGGAAGATCTGGGATTATATCAAAAGGCTCAACGATGATTTTTCAACGACGATTATCCTGACTACACATTACATGGAAGAAGCCGATTATCTCTGCGACAGGATTGCAGTCATCGATAACGGAAATATAATAGCCCTCGACACCCCGGTAAACCTCAAAAACCGCCTGGAGGGCGAGAAGGTTTTACTGGATGTCGACATGCAAGCGGCCGGAACCATCGTTTCCGTTCTTAAGGATAAGTCCTGGGTCAGGGGTCTTGAATGCGAGGATGGCTCAATCTCGCTGACAATTATCGACGGCAGTGTGAATATCCCTGAAATATTCAGGCTTGCCTATTCGGCAGGCGTCGGTATCAATTCGGTAAGCCTGCATAAACCAAGCCTGGAGGACGTGTTCATTCAGCTTACCGGCTCTTCTATCAGGGAGGAATCGGGTGACAGGAAGTCTGCTATGAGGGAGAGAAGGAGAAGGAGGATGATGAGATGATCCAGTTTTCCGCTGTATATGTCCTCTGGACGAGAGAAATGATCAAATATCTCCGGGCAAAATCACGTGTTGTCGGTGCCATTGCTATGCCTGCATTTATGCTTATATTTCTGGGTCTCGGATTTCGCAGGGTTGAAGTACCGGGTCTTCCGGGATCAATCGGCTACTTCCAGTACCTTGTCCCGGGAATTATCGGCATGACTCTCCTGTTCACATCCTCCTATTCAGGCATGAGCGTTATCATGGACCGCCAGTTCGGATTTTTAAAGGAGGTTATGGTAACTCCGGCAAGCAGGGAATCCATCGTTCTCGGAATGATTGTGGGAGGCGCAACTACTTCGATAATTCAGTCCCTCCTTATGATGATTCTGTCTGTATTCATCGGATTCGAAATTCCTGCCATGCACCTGATTGCAGCATCGATACTTGTAATGTTCCTGATTACAGTGATATTCATAAGCGTGGGCCTTATCCTTTCTTCATTCATGAAGGATTTTCACGGTTTCAATACGATAATCAACTTCATCGTATTCCCGCTGTTCCTGCTTTCAGGGGCCCTCTTCCCTGTTGCAAATCTTCCGGCAGTCATCCAGGTATTCTCATACCTTGACCCGCTGACTTACGGGGTGGACGCCCTGAGAGGAATACTTATCGGGTATTCCCAGTTCTCAGTCGTCTTCGATCTTCTGATTCTCATACCTGTTTCAATAGCGATGGTTATTGTCAGCAGCTATAGCTTCCGGAGAAGTGAGGCAGTATAAGAAAACGGGATGCGGAATAGCAGGATCATTCTGAGAAATCTTTATTTTAAGAGCAGGAGAGCAATATTTATCTTTCACCAGCTGGTTCAAAATCGCTTTGACATCGATCGTACATCCGAAATATGTGCGCGTATCCGGCAGAACGACTTTGGTTAATATTCAGTAACTATGGATTGTGTATCCTGTTCCCACAAATAAAATTTGCATAAATGCCTGTTTCCTGAAAAATGCCGTTTATTGCTATCTTAATAAATCTGATTTATCTCATTTATTAGCGGCTGCAAATAATAAAACTTAATTTTCGTAATGTTTCATCATATTAATAATGAATTTTTTCATACCTAATGCTATCAGAAATTGGTATGTGTTTACATTTGAGGAGGATATTTATAATGGGTATTATTGAATTAATTCTGTTGTTTATTGTTGTGATTGTTATTCTGTGTCTCTCTTTTAAGATAACCCGGCAATATGAGAGAGCAGTCATATTCCGCCTTGGAAAACTTGCCGGTCAGAGGGGGCCCGGTATGTTTCCGATATTATTTCCTATCGACAGGATTGTACGTGTAGACCTTCGTGTCAGGCAGCTCGACGTTCCCAAACAGACGATCATCACGAAAGACAATATCAGTGTAGATGTCGACGCGATCATCTATTATCATGTGACGGATGCATGCCAGGCGATCAATGAGGTTGAAGATTACGAGGCAGCAACGTCACTCATTGCCCAGACTACACTTAGGGATGTCCTCGGCCAGAATGAGCTGGACACAATCCTTTCCGATCGCGAATCCCTGAACCAGGAGATCCACGGTGAGATTGAGAATGTGACATCCCCGTGGGGAGTAAATGTGAATCTCGTCACGATCAGGGATGTTACGGTCCCTGAGAATATGCTCCGTGCAATTGCCCGTCAGGCAGAGGCTGAAAGGGAGAAGAGAGCACGTATTATACTTGCCGATGGAGAACAGCAGGCCTCAGAAAGGATGTGTGAGGCGGCAAAACTCTATGAGAAGACTCCTGCCGCCCTGAAACTCCGCGAATTCCAGACCCTGACCGAGATTGCGAAGGAGAGAAACCTCATCGTTGTTACAAACGGTGCGGATAATCTTGGTACGACAGCAGGATACGTTAAGGCACTGGATCGCTGAGAGGCAGGTTAATGAGAGGATCTGTCGCGAGGAAGGCGCCCTCTACCAAGAGAACCAGGGCCGGTAAGATCAGCAAAATCGAGGAGGAACAGTCACTTTCTGTCCTGAAAAAAATCCTCTTCATCCTGCTCCTTGCGGTAATACTCGTTGTAGCTTCGGGGATTATAATAACAATCGGGCCCATGCCCATCACGGTTCCCGAAGTCTACTCGATTCTTATTAACAGGATTGTCCCCGGTATATTTTCCATTGAGAAATCTCTGGATAACGTCGTATGGGAGATCCGTTTCCCACGCATAGCCGGGGATATAATCGTGGGCCTGGGCCTTGGAATCTGTGGATGCGTAATGCAGGCGGTTCTGAAGAACCCTCTCGCAAGTCCGTTTACTCTCGGGATATCGGCTGGCGCACAGTTTGGGGTGTCTGTTGCAGCCATTTTCGGGATAACCATACTTGGCGGTCCTTATTTCCTTGTAGGTAATGCATTTATATTTGCCCTGCTTTGCTCTGCGGTCATCATAGCACTCTCCGGGATGAAGGGGGCAACCTCGGAGATGCTGATTCTTGCCGGTATTGCGGTAAACTATCTCTTCCAGGCGATGAATCAGATCTTCAGCTTTGTTGCAAACGAGGATCAGCGGCTCCTGATGACGATGTGGGGAATGGGAGGACTTTCGGATTTAAACTGGAATAGTATCCTTTTCCTGGGCGTTATCACGATGATCTGTGTTCCGCTTCTCTACATGAAGGCGTGGGATCTTAATCTTATGACCGTAGGAGATGAGAGTGCAAAGAGTATGGGTGTTGATGCAGGACATACCCGGATATATATCATGGTGGTATCGAGTTTCTATGTCGCAGTAATGGTGGCATTTATAGGAATGATTGGGTTCATCGGGCTGGTAGCCCCGCATATGGGCCGCATGATTCTCGGAAGCGATCACAGGTACCTGATTCCTGCATCAGGAGGGCTTGGTGCAATAATACTTCTGGTAGCCGATGCCGTCTCTCTTAATCTGTTGTCTCCGATAGTAATCCCGACGAGTGTGACTATGTCGATAATAGGCGTTCCTTTCTTCCTCTATCTCATACTCAGGGGCAGAAAGAAGGAGTACTGGACATGATCATCAAACTGGCCGTAAATAATCTGCATTTCAGCTATGACAGTGTCGAAATACTGGACGGGCTCTCCCTGAATATTGGTGACGGAAAGATAGTGAGCATACTCGGTCCGAACGGTTCCGGGAAATCGACATTGATCAAGTGCATTGATCACATCCTTATCCCGCAGCAGGGAAAGATTCTCATAGACAGGAAAGATATATCCAAAATGGGCCGAATGGAGCTTGCAAAGAACGTGGCATACGTTCCGCAGAGCACGATCCGGACTTTTCCCAATACGGTGTTTGATGTCGTTCTTATGGGAAGGCGTCCGTACCTCGGGTGGCGCGAGGATGAACGGGATAAGGACGAGGTCTGGGAAGTGCTGAGGCTGCTTGGAATGGAGAATCTTGCTATGAACCTGTTTACCGAATTGTCCGGCGGGCAGCAGCAGAAGGTTCTCATCGCCCGTGCCCTTGTGCAGGATACGGGCCTTATTCTGCTTGATGAGCCGACCAGCAATCTGGATATCTGGCACCAGATGGACGTAATGGAAGTGCTGAGAAAGCTTGTCAAAAAGCTTGGAATGACGGCGATAATCGCCATACATGATCTAAATGTAGCATCAAGATATTCGGATGTCATTGTGATGATGAAGAGAGGAAAGATTGTTGCCGCAGGTGAGCCCGAGGTGGTCATAAACAGTGACAATCTTGAAAAAGTTTATAATATCAATGCAAATGTCCGCGTCTCGGATGGTATCCCGTATATAATCCCGCTTTCCAGGCTTCCTTTGAAACAGGTGAAGTAACTTTCAAAATAAATTCAACACGAAATTATGGTGGTTTAGTCAGTGAGCATAATGAAAATCCTTAGTGAAAGGAACAGTATGGTTCTGATATATTAATGACGGCAGAAAGTATGACGGCCGATCCGACGGTCGGCCTGAAATCCAGAATCACCGGCAGGATAAACGCCAGCAGGGAGAGTTTCAAAAGATTTATCGAGATTGCCGATTTCTATAGCCACGGTTATAAGCTGTATCTCCTTGCCATGCTTATCCTGAGCGTTCTTCTCGGTCTGATGGAGACATTCCAGATAGTGCTGCTCTACCCGATAATGAATGCCACAATCGATTTTCAGGGGCAGGAGATCGCGATATTCGAACCGCTCTACAACTTTGTAAGAGGCATCTCCAACCTTCCGGATATTGTCCTTTTCTCTCTCCTTTTCATCCTACTCGTAGTCCTCACCTTCATCGTATCCATGGTATACAGGTACATGTCCCTTTATGTGACCAGAAAGGTGATAACGAGGACAAAGAGAACCGTCTTTGAAAAACTCGTCAAAAACGACTACCAGTATTACGTCGAGAACAAACGCGGAGAGATTATTTACAGTGTAGTTACCGCCCCTTCCCAGGTCCGTCGTTTTCTCGAGACGATCACTTCAATGGTCTCAGACGGCATCATAGTATTTACCATCCTGGGAACGCTCTTCTTTATATCCACGACTGCGGTTGCAATATTACTCGCAGGAGCGTTTATTTTCATAAGTGTCGTCAGGGTAGTGGGCAGAAAATTCTCCTTCCGCCTCGGTCATCTCCA
The window above is part of the Methanolacinia paynteri genome. Proteins encoded here:
- a CDS encoding ABC transporter permease; this translates as MIQFSAVYVLWTREMIKYLRAKSRVVGAIAMPAFMLIFLGLGFRRVEVPGLPGSIGYFQYLVPGIIGMTLLFTSSYSGMSVIMDRQFGFLKEVMVTPASRESIVLGMIVGGATTSIIQSLLMMILSVFIGFEIPAMHLIAASILVMFLITVIFISVGLILSSFMKDFHGFNTIINFIVFPLFLLSGALFPVANLPAVIQVFSYLDPLTYGVDALRGILIGYSQFSVVFDLLILIPVSIAMVIVSSYSFRRSEAV
- a CDS encoding class I SAM-dependent methyltransferase, with product MQHNDNLKNLVDCWKAETSNIPHHSDEKRMIEFWQKCSARFAKNVDEEKGKQRIAGILEFLEDSGFNPAGSKVLDIGCGPGTLSLPLARLGAEVTALDISCGMIDRLRETAESENLSVKPMECSWWSADIDSLGLRGKYDLVLASMTPGVNDIKSFEKMMACSRGFCYYSNFVHRNEDQSHNVLRSMIFDEQEADGKTLNAHGSGMFFPFMYLYISGFRPLIKVSHLEGKEESPWEEAAERASAFLAHGKDLDDDKIQMIRDYFRAKSPDGIYRTESDVYTGMMIWTVNGR
- a CDS encoding ATP-binding cassette domain-containing protein; the encoded protein is MGVIEIRGLTKKFDELVAVDDVSLSVERGELFGLLGPNGAGKTTIINMLTTLLKPTSGTAEIAGYDIGKDPASVRRNIGIVFQDTSLDLGLTGMENLEFHAMMYDIKSEERRKRIDELLAVVGLTDKAGTLVEYYSGGMKRRLEIARGLIHRPEVLFLDEPTLGLDAQTRRKIWDYIKRLNDDFSTTIILTTHYMEEADYLCDRIAVIDNGNIIALDTPVNLKNRLEGEKVLLDVDMQAAGTIVSVLKDKSWVRGLECEDGSISLTIIDGSVNIPEIFRLAYSAGVGINSVSLHKPSLEDVFIQLTGSSIREESGDRKSAMRERRRRRMMR
- a CDS encoding ABC transporter substrate-binding protein translates to MKNLHKDLLILSMLFVIIAVAISGCTGQGQQAGKENAGVSSTQADLIYLAASDCGYPQPFTCYTRGPSSAKVRMIFDSLVERDEKGIIPWLAESWDISDDGLEYTFYLRDDVYWQDGEPFTADDVKFTFDYELKNVPVTGSIESGIVKSVEVVDSGTVKFILENPASTFLYKLTGFYIIPEHIYANVSDPTSYLEPDGVTGTGPYLLDEYNKEHGTYRFVTNENFWGPDTAIKTVEFVPVSDELIAFEQGDIDFTGITPDVLGRFESDPDVRIVQQPAFWAYQFYFNMNKCPELGDKKVRQAFAYAIDRDELIEKIARGAGKPGNMGILPEDHIWYNSDQPAYSYDPEKAKELLDEAGWTDTDGDGFRDKNGEKMSYSLTTGEDTQVRIAEIIKERLGEVGIDVQVQALESRSRDANLVSGDFELLINGYGGWGQDPDFLRSRYCVYENGSGGNAVSSGAASWGYNNADLNELGLLQLQELDEDARKDLIYQMQEILADDVPAIPLYYTTSYDAWRISDYDGWMNMYDHHARTHSKLSYLMRDGVAAQR
- a CDS encoding ABC transporter permease, giving the protein MDKDRNSFIFRFLLTLFVILAINFFLPRMMPGDPFALNSADEAGEEIIVMTEEQRQYYLNYYGLDKPVPEQFVAYLKNLATGDLGRSIYYKMPVIDVIKLHLPWTILIVICATALSTILGVILGTISAKNRKKGSDRLMMTGLIAFAEIPSFLLGLILLLAFGVYFRVFPLAGAVTPFADYGSVLDQAGDIMYHAFLPIVTLSLAQLTGVYLLTRNTLITVMTKDYIRTAKAKGVGEKKVWNSHALRNALLPVVTRTGFMIGIMMGGAILVESVFSYPGIGMTLRSAVVGRDYPLIQGILLVLAISILVCNLAVDQIYKKLDPRVEV
- a CDS encoding ABC transporter permease is translated as MSGEEFVQTGHGVVLVTLTNLLYKITGKISATFSRFSIEGKIGIIGLLIVVSMAIFAPLITIYQPDKITGDSLESPNADHILGTDELGMDIWSQICYGARMSLTIGLAVALLAGIGGGALGILAGYKGGTADQALMRVIDVTMALPSFPLLVVISAFLGPSILNVVLILVLFSWAKPARIARSQTLSIKNNNYITAARNYGAGSFYLLRKHILPEVMPILLVLIIGITSYAIIAETGLAFLGLGDPTSKSWGMMLNYATGFRSIYFTPYWQWWLLPPLFMLIFLLLSLAFISRDLERVLDPKLRYKRGS
- a CDS encoding dipeptide ABC transporter ATP-binding protein — translated: MSILRIDNLKCEYLSDSHAVKAVDGVSFEIGGGEVLGIVGESGSGKTTIALGIMGLLPENADVSGDIFFRGTEISSLPDPEMDCYRWKDIAIVFQNGLEVLNPVIKAGDQVMEPMITHLGFSRDEAEKRCGELFSMVGLDPEWMKTYPHQLSGGMRQRVLLAMALSCNPPLLILDEVTSALDAFTRKEIRELLVSLKEKFGYSMLIISHDITFVSSLATRIVVLYAGKVVEAGPVRDVITGPRHPYTRGLVHSTPDIFIYKDLWGIRGDAPSGEEFCGCPFSKRCTQKTEICSKAAPELQPLGDGREIACHRGGIMTLLEAKDLKFRYSLPGKKYILAVDDVSLDVMEGEVLAVVGQTGSGKSTLAHILANVLLPECGKVEFMGSDVSEGCLGSSFDGVQIVFQDPFSSTSNRFSVLDAIKEPLDINGIGSPEERVRMAREVLELVHLPSTDQFIGKYCSELSGGQRQRVALARAMVMRPKLLIADEITSALDVSTSANVLRLLKGLQNRRGFAMIYISHDLTLTLKIADRVAVMNSGKIVEIGNAHDVMLSPSDDYTRRLIGSRIGLCCHGHEGNISGESHAMYHSGDSPAGMITGEEKELSDAKSEF
- a CDS encoding slipin family protein, which gives rise to MGIIELILLFIVVIVILCLSFKITRQYERAVIFRLGKLAGQRGPGMFPILFPIDRIVRVDLRVRQLDVPKQTIITKDNISVDVDAIIYYHVTDACQAINEVEDYEAATSLIAQTTLRDVLGQNELDTILSDRESLNQEIHGEIENVTSPWGVNVNLVTIRDVTVPENMLRAIARQAEAEREKRARIILADGEQQASERMCEAAKLYEKTPAALKLREFQTLTEIAKERNLIVVTNGADNLGTTAGYVKALDR